CCTCGCAAGTCACGACGACGGCCCCGTTTTCCACCGGAACCGCCGCCTCATTCCGCGACGGACCCCAGGGAGAGTCATGGTCAAGATCCGTCTTACGCGCGCCGGCGCCAAGAAGCGCCCCTACTACCGAGTGATCGCGATCGATCATCGCGACAAACGCGATGGTCGCGCCCTCCAGTTCCTGGGCACGTACAACCCGATGGTCGAGCCAGTGGAGATCAAGCTCGATCACGAAGGCATTGCGGCCTGGGTCAGCAAGGGCGCACAGCTTGCGCCTGCGGTGAAGGGCTTGATCAAGCGCCAGCGAAAGCAGGCACCCGCGCCCGCCGTTGAAGGAGCCGCATCATGAGCAAGCCCCAGGAACTGATCGAGTACATCGCCAAGGCGATCGTCGACGACGGTGAAGCCGTCAACGTGGTCGAGACCGAAGGCGGCAAGATGCTCGAACTCGAGACGGCGGATGACGATCGTGGCCGCGTGATCGGTCGCCAGGGCCGTGTCGCCAAGGCGATGCGCGCGGTGCTCGGCGCTTCCCGTGAAGGGGGCCGCATTCGCCTCGAGATCGTCGACTGAACGCAGTCGGAGGAACAGACCGACATTCCAAGGGTCGACATCGTCGCGTCGTTCTCGGACACGTGATCGGTGCCCACGGCCTTTCGGGCGAGATCCGGGTTCGCGTCTACGGCGATGGCCCCGAGAATCTGCTCGAGGCCGGTGAGATCGCTCTCGCCGACCCCGAGCGAGGTGCGGAAGATCCCGCTCCTCGACACTACGAAATTGAAACAGGAGGAGCGGGACGCTCGAGT
This genomic interval from bacterium contains the following:
- the rpsP gene encoding 30S ribosomal protein S16, producing MVKIRLTRAGAKKRPYYRVIAIDHRDKRDGRALQFLGTYNPMVEPVEIKLDHEGIAAWVSKGAQLAPAVKGLIKRQRKQAPAPAVEGAAS
- a CDS encoding KH domain-containing protein, whose protein sequence is MSKPQELIEYIAKAIVDDGEAVNVVETEGGKMLELETADDDRGRVIGRQGRVAKAMRAVLGASREGGRIRLEIVD